A stretch of Malus sylvestris chromosome 11, drMalSylv7.2, whole genome shotgun sequence DNA encodes these proteins:
- the LOC126588401 gene encoding uncharacterized protein LOC126588401: MSTSTSNTWLLTLKVALISTGVVSMAVGLKLSAPVVADAVTSHVPSLWSSAVSWLSPLYLYIIINCIIISIIASSKLHPKPEDLTPVTEPELVRASPVTTAKISAQISPDYSAYDGFVPSESGYDENVLTKVSDSYGGVVVEPMVSEVVKGKEENSEDLGAIEGGDEAAAVSTPVKTSLQRKDSMEFWLNENQKPPVSARIGHRKSVKASPEGGKSLGVSKPKRNDTLESTWRTITEGRSVPLTRHLKKSDTWDTQVRGIDENTPPPKPKMNKSETFQERSSANSPHPKPKMNKSETLQERSSANSPSLARSSGSGRLRKEPSLSQDELNRRVEAFINKFNEEMRLQRQESLNQYQKMVNRGAKAPMAH, from the exons ATGTCTACGAGCACGAGCAACACCTGGTTACTCACTCTAAAGGTTGCGCTGATATCCACTGGTGTGGTCTCCATGGCCGTGGGGCTGAAACTCTCAGCTCCAGTGGTCGCCGACGCCGTCACCTCCCATGTCCCTTCTCTCTGGAGCTCCGCCGTCTCCTGGCTCAGTCCTCTGTATCTCTACATAATCATCAACTGCATCATCATCAGCATCATCGCCTCCTCCAAGCTCCACCCCAAACCCGAAGATTTGACGCCGGTGACGGAGCCGGAGCTGGTGAGGGCCTCTCCCGTGACGACAGCAAAGATATCTGCACAAATTAGTCCCGACTACTCAGCGTACGACGGCTTCGTTCCGAGTGAGTCCGGTTACGATGAGAATGTTCTGACGAAGGTTTCGGATTCGTACGGAGGAGTGGTAGTGGAACCAATGGTTTCGGAGGTGGTGAAGGGGAAGGAGGAGAATAGCGAAGATCTGGGGGCGATTGAAGGCGGAGATGAGGCAGCCGCGGTATCGACGCCTGTAAAGACGAGTTTGCAGAGGAAGGACTCTATGGAGTTCTGGTTGAACGAGAACCAGAAACCGCCGGTTTCCGCTCGTATCGGTCACAGAAAATCCGTTAAAGCTAGCCCTGAAG GGGGAAAGTCGTTGGGAGTGTCGAAGCCGAAGCGGAACGACACGCTGGAGAGCACGTGGAGGACGATAACGGAAGGGCGCTCGGTGCCGTTAACGAGGCACCTGAAGAAGTCGGACACGTGGGACACGCAAGTGCGGGGGATAGACGAGAACACGCCGCCTCCGAAGCCCAAGATGAACAAGTCGGAGACGTTCCAGGAGCGGAGCAGCGCGAACTCTCCGCATCCGAAGCCGAAGATGAACAAGTCGGAGACGTTGCAGGAGAGAAGCAGCGCGAACTCGCCGTCGCTGGCTCGGTCGTCGGGGTCGGGGCGGCTGAGGAAGGAGCCGTCGCTGAGTCAGGACGAATTGAACCGGCGGGTGGAGGCGTTCATCAACAAGTTTAACGAGGAAATGAGGCTGCAGAGGCAGGAGTCGTTGAATCAGTACCAGAAGATGGTGAACCGCGGGGCCAAGGCTCCAATGGCTCATtag